The Chitinophaga pinensis DSM 2588 region GGCTTGTCCAGTTCAGATCGCTTTGAGCTATCTGGAGAGCATTTAGAAGAATGGCTAAATAATCCCAAAACTGGAAGAAAAATTCTAATAAGCAATCTCAATCCAATATCGGATAACGAAATTTCCAAGTTGTTAGAGGAAACAGATATAGGCAAAACGTCTATGTCAATTAGCGCTCATGAAGTCAATAAGGGGCAACTTAAGCTATTTCCGGAGGAGCCTGTTGTTCAGGAGAATATAGACACCACTGATTTTAGTTTTATCTTGGAGAAACTTCCTGAAATTACTTTAATAGATCCCACTTCATATACCAATATCTCAATAGACATTGCAATCGTGGGGTTAGGATTTGAGGATGCAACTTTGTATTCAGCAAGGGAGATTAAAAAGCTTAATCCGAATAAAGTAATATTTATACAGTTCAACGAGATAGGGCAAGCAGCAGAGATATTGAAAGAATTTGAAGATTGGGAGCAAGATAGAAAAATAATAATAACTCCGGACATATTCCACACTATTGTTGACGAACTTGAGAAGAGTTGTGTTTTATGTGATGTAACCGGACTTCCAAAAGGGGTTATATTCGATGCTGTGCGAACCGCCTATATGAGGAACAAGCGATTCTTTATTTCATTGGCGTCTCCTGATAAAGAGTATCCCCTAGACGAAGATGTTAAAAGGTTTATTGAATTAAATAATAATAATGATCCTTCCGTCCTTTTTCAGCAGATGTCGTCAATGTTAAAAGGAGAAATAGGACCATATTCTCTAATTAATCTTCTTCCACATTATTATAATATTTCTGAACCACGAGTTCTCTTTGCTTTTGCATCAGCTAAGCATGAACGACTTTATACTTTGCTCGATGAGAGGGATTATGAACAAATAAGTGTACTAGTTACAAGCGGTAATACACCTCGTGACTTGCTGGCAAGGACATCTGCGGAGTTTTCATTACGCAAATTCCATTCTGCCACAGTTCATTATCTTGACCAGCAAGATCTGAAAGCAATACTTGAACAAATTTCAAAAGACTACTATAGATATTTTGTAGTTAATAATTTTCCATTCGAACTTGGATTGACAGGTAATAAAATTGAAACAGTAGCAGCGGCGATTTTTTCATCATTATTTAAAGTGTCGCAATGCTGGTACGTAAAGCCTGAAAGATGGGATATTGGAAGATTCTCACAAGGGGCTAAAGATTTTAGAATTATGCAGATTAAATCAACATTTGCAAATAGCTAATATTTCAGGTATGGATAATATAGAACAAAAAGTACTTAGTTATGAGATCAGACCTAATGAACAATTGACACTTCCTCTTAATCGGGATTATAATTCGGCGTATTCAATTGAAGGGGTATTACCGGGTAAATTAGAATGGGGAGATCTGGAAAACATAATATTGACACCTGATAAAAATTACACGGGATCGATAAATATCGGCATTCAGTATAGATATGAGGATAGGGATAGGTTAGTCAATTTGTATATTAATGTAGCAAACATATTTAAGCCCAGAGCAAGAATAATCAAGATTATTGGACAAGAACTGATTTCAAATGATGTTATCGCATTGGTTGAACTAATTAAGAATTCTTATGATGCTGATGCTGAACATATCGATATCCACTTAAATGAAATATTTAGCGATCAGGGAGAAATAATTATCAAAGACGATGGTACAGGCATGACCTATGAAAAGATCGTTAATGTATGGTTGGAACCAGCAACTCCGGATAAAAAGGCAAAAACTACACAAACATTTAGCGCTTGTTTTAAACGTCGATTTCTCGGAGAGAAGGGCATAGGTAGATTTGCTGTACATCGGCTAGGAGAGAACATTGAACTCATCACTCGCGCAAAAATTAATTGTTCTCAATTGCTTGATTATGAAACGAAAATAATTATTGATTGGTCGGACTTTTCGGAGGATAAATATTTGTCGGAAATTCCAGTTACTGTTACTAGAATCAATAATCCAGTCACATTCACAAACACTTCTGGCACAATTATTAGGATTACTAAAATACAACCATGGAAAAATATTAAATCAGTGAAGGATGCGGCTACCAAAATTAAAGGTTTGGAGAGTCCAATAAAGCCTAGGAGCATACAGCTTCATGAATTGAATGATAATACGGATCCTGGTCTAACTGTAGAGATAAAGTCAGCCAATACAGAAATTGAAAAGGCTCTTTGGGAAATAAAGTCGCTAAACGATTTGCTTGACACTGCGTTTTATAAATTCAACGGCATTATAGACGAAAAAGGAAATCTGATCTATGACTATATATTTAATCGTCCGGATTATCAAGATATTAAAAGAAGTCCCACGCTACTGGAAGAATTCCTGCCTGCAAATAACCCAGAATGGTTTGATGAACGTCCCCTAAATGAGATGAATAATCCCGGACAATTTGAAATAAGCTTTTATGCGTGGGATTTAGAAACTGCAACACTGCGTATTGCCGGATTAGCTGATTATTATCGTAATGTAATAAAGCCTAATGCAGGTATTAGAATCTATAGGGACAATTTTAGGGTATGGCCCTATGGTGAACCAGGTGACGATTGGTTGGGCCTTGACTTAAAACGTCTTAACACACCCAAAGAAAGGTCAGTATCAAGAAACCAAGTATTTGGAGTGGTGCATATATCTTCTATTATCAATCCCCAGCTAAAAGATCAATCAAACAGGGAAGGTTTGATTAATAATGAGCAGTATGAAAATTTTTATCAACTTGTAAATTCTGCGTTGACTGTATTTGCGAAGGAACGAAAATCCGACAAGGTGAAGATGGATAAAGTCAGTCGGACGAAGTCTATGACAGACCTAGTTACAGAGAGTATCGATAAATTAAGAATAAACCTTGAAAAGAGACAAGATCTAGCATATTATGAGAATGATATTAATCAAATTGAGAATGCTTATAAGGAACGAATTAACGATGTGTTAGAACGTTACATGATGGCCGCAGCTATTGGTATTTCATATAGCGTACCAATTCATGAGATGAAGTTAAGGCTTACTTCTATAAAAAATGTAATAGATGATCTGAATGAGAACCCTAACCTACAAGATAAATTTTTGAAACAATTGTCTAGCTACGTGCAGGAAACGGAAGATATAATTATGGCAGTGACCTCTATGATGTCTAGGCAAAAAAGGCAAAAAGTGAATCTATATAAAGTCGCTAGAAATGTTCATGTACTTAAAGAGTCAGATCTTAAAAAATATAATGTCAGTTTTGAGATAAAAGGGGATAAAGAAATTCAGGTGGAAGCAGTGCCAGGATTATTAAATACTGCAGTCCTAAATCTTGTTGACAATGCTATTTATTGGTTGCGTTCCGCTAAGCTAAGATCTAGAAATGAATTACGAGAATTTAATCCTACTGTCACAATAACTATTTTGAAAGGCGAGGATGGACGTGGTGTCATGCAGATTAAGGATAACGGTTACGGTTTTGAAGATCCATTTGAACTTTTAATCGAGCCTTATTACAGTAGAAAGACTGACGGCTTAGGCTTAGGCCTTTTCTTAGTAAATGAAATTATGACTAGACTTGGCGGGCGGCTAAATGGCTATAATAAAAACGGTGCTGTATTTGAACTGACCTTTCAAACTACCAATAGCATGTAGATTTAAAGGGATGAAATGGACAAGGTCAATCGAAACTAAATTACAGTAAAGTAGAATCAATCTTTTATGAGTATTTTTCCAGGAAATGTACTAGTCATAGACGACCAGTTTAATATTGGGTATCAAGCAAACGAACCAGAGGAACTTTCTGGGAGAACTCAATGGGAAAATTTCAGAAAACTGAAACATTTGTTTGATGAGAATGGTTTTTGTTATTCAGTTATTACCGAAACAACAGATATCGAATATATAAGGAGACAATTACAAAAATATCAAAACATTCGCTTGCTGATATTAGATTTGGACTTAGATGAATCGGGTGAAGTTGAAGAAACAGATGAGGAAATGGTTAAGCAAATCATATACGCTTCTTTGGACACATTTGGATATTATTTTTTGGCTATAAATTCATCATATGCAGAAAAATGGGACGAAATAAGAGAGGGGATGTTGGAAGAATTGAGGAAAGACGAATTGAAGAATAGAAGGAAAATCCATTTTTTGGAGCACTTTTGTATTGCATTAAATAAAACTAATACCGAGATTGAACAGGCGCTACTTGGTCTACTTTCGGACAAATTTTCTCACGAATTAATCACTCAATTTGAGTGTCATTTGAATGAAGCTCGTGATAAGGCATTAAGTCCATTTCTTGACTTTACGTCTAGTACTTGGGAACAACTGTATAAGATTTTACGTGAAGATATTGATTCAAAAGAGCATGTTAATTTTACCCTAAATAACTTTCTGTTCGGACTCCTTAAGCAGCAGATTGTAGGGTCAAATTATAGCGTTCCTGCCGATAACAATGTCCCGATCGACAATGAATTGCACCAGAACATCATAAGAGGTTTTAACTATTTGAGTAATACAACGGGGTATCTTGATAAACATCCTGTATGGACGGGAAATATATACTACAGTGAGATCACCGATAAACGTGAGAGATATTTGTTGATAATCACACCTGAATGTGATATAGCTCAAAGTAAAGGCATGGGATATACTGTTGTGACAGGATTCGAAGCAGACTTTCCGGATGGGTACAAACCGGAGGATTATAAGGATGTTGATACTATACCAGTAATGGTAGAAATGGCGGGAAAAAAAGCGGATGGAAATTGGAAATCGAAAAGTGATATTGAAAACTTTTACGGCAAAGGCATTGGGTACTATCAATTGCTTCATGCAAGTACTAATAGCAGACATATTATTTTTGATCTTCGCTCGGTGAAAAGGATTTCCGATATTTCGGCCGAGAAGTATAGTTTACTTCTTCGAGTAAATGAACCGGTAATAACGGACATTTCAGATAAGTTGTCATCAATAATTAACAGAAAGGGTGTTCCCCGATTAGTACCGAAAAATTATATGAAACTGTAGTAGTTAGTTGAGTTTGATGATGAGTTTTTTGAGTTCTATTATGAGGCGGAAACGAAATACTGTGCTGTTAGTTTCTATACGGTAGCTTATTTTTGGATCAAATGGAGTTTTGCCAGTGTATGTTCTCCAAGAATGGCTAGCAATAGTCAAAATAATAGTTTGTGTAATATTTTGTTGACCGCTGAGAATATAGGCAGGTTTTTTCAAGCATTTGACTACTAAGAGAAAATGCTCAGTTTGAGTGAATGTTCTTTCGAAAACTGCTATGCGTGGATATAAATATGCGGAACAGGCCAAATCTTATGAGCAATCAGTTGCTACTTTAGAAAGGTTCATCTGGTAAAAAGTCTTTAATTGAGCACTTCATGAATTTAGCAAAATCATTTAAATGATATAGGTTATATTTCTCCTTTCTTTCAGGATTTTCCACATGGTTAACTAGTTCGCCATAATATCCCGAGCCCAAGGACAACTGCTTGGGTCCAATATCTTTTTGTTCCCTAATTTTTTTGACTTTTTCTGTTATAATAATATCTAAATGTCTTTTACTCATTCTTTTATTTTTTTGTAAAAAAATTATTAAGAAAACGTTGGGATATATCCCAACGTTTTCTTATCTTCGATTCAGAATATATTGAACTGATCATATGGGTTCCAACATGCGTTTATCCGGTTTAAATACAGGATAGTTTTATTACATTTGCGATCTCAAAAAATATTGATTGCAGCTCACTCTATTTTATCCGGTACGGGAAATGTCGAAGTTTTGATGTATGCCAGGATGATAAGGAGAGTGCTCACGTTATAGGCGTGGGCCTTCTTGTCAGCATACAGCCCTTCGACAGGCTCCCGTGCGACAGGTTGGTTTCGCGCCTTTTTCTTTTGCAGAAGGTCTTACCTACCTATGCCTATTCCTCGGCGAAATTACTTATAATTTTTTTAGGGGTTAAACAATATGTGAACGGTTACTAGGATTTTCATCTTGGTCCAAGATCTTATTGCCCAAAGCTGTAAATCTTAGAAATGAAGAAACAAATTACCTATTCTGAAAAGAGTGGGACTAGCCAGTCTTTGCTTACTAAAAGTGAAACAGAATATCCGTTACAGGTATTCAGTAAGGTTTTCACAAAGTATAGCTTGGAATCTATTCTGCATAGTATCAAGGGCATTTTTACGGCATCATTCAATGTCGATCTTCAGCGAATAATTGAGGCTGGGCATATTCTGGCAAGTTCTTCACAGGAGTCTCGGACAGTTAAAGAATGTACGGAATGCACATACGCCAGGCTGTTATTAGTGATGATCGATGTGATTGATTCTCAATTAGCTATTGCGGAAGCCTCAATGAATAGGCTGATGGAAGAAAATGAATTTCATCTATTTGCGATCCGACCAGAAGTAGCTTGTCACATAAGCACATTTCGCCTGATTGTGACCCGGAGCAGACATTTATTACAGGATATTAATCATAAAGTAAAGTTTGATGGAGGTGACTTTACGTTAAATCTCAATATGGCCAAGTTCAATCTGGCAATCTTTGTTGACGAGATTACAGCTCCATTTAAATTATACGAAGATGCGACAGGCAGGGTGATTGAAATAAGGAACACAGTTGAATCTAGTCAAAACCTACTAACGGATAAGGTCATGCTGGACATAATAATGTCCAGTCTTATACACGTTGCATATGCCCACAGTAGAAAATCGACAAGAGTATTCATATTAGTCGAAGCGGCAAATGAACGGCTTTCATTTAGTGTCAAAAGTGAAGGAAAGCAAATGTCCAACGCCGAGGTTGAAAACCTATTTAAACCGCTTAATGGTTCGATAACACTGGCCAATAATTGGGGAGCGAACTTATATATGGCAAAGAAATGCACTGACGTATTAGGTGGAGTGATACGAGTACTTAGTGAGAAATATGAGACAGTCATTCAAGCAGGCTTACCATGCCTTTTGAGATAGTTAAGGCTATAATGGACGCTCTAGGCAATAGACAGACTAAATGTGCTGCGTGAATAGAGCTTAGCACTGGCCAAAGACAAACCATTGTTTAATAATTCCTAGGTATTATTCCGTAGTACAGCCAAGGAATAAAAATCCCACTATGACTCCTGTACGAGCTAGAAAGAAACTGTCAATTTGTTTGGTTGATGATAACCGATTAGCAAGGTGCGACTTGGCTAATGTCCTAGACAATATGAACGCCTACATACCAATCGTTTGTTCCAATATCTACGAGTTGATAGATGAGTATTTATGTTACACACTAAAAGGGCCGCCCAATTTTATTATCTCGGAATGGTACAAAGACTTTTCTGATCCTGATTTCGTGGTCATTTTTAGTCATAGTCCACTAGCTACAATTCCGATAATTATACTGACGGATACAAGTAGGGTAAAATCTGTTAAACCGCCGCCTGAGATGGTAATCATTGGTACACTCGGGAAACCTGTTAATAGAAAGAATCTCAAAGAAATGTTAACCGATTATATAAAGCATAAAAAGTAGAAGAATATGACTGAAATAAAGCACTATTCTAACAATTTTTTAAATGACCTGATGACTTGCCTAGAGAATGCACCTGATGAATTCACTAGCGCCATCTGTAAAGGGCTTAGATGGAGTAAAACAAAGTTCAAATCGAATTTAAACACTGAGATATTAGGCAAGGCTGATACAATTTCATCGAGGGAGGTCGAGCATGTTTTAAGAGTATATCAGCATTCCATCGTCTTTCAGTTACTGTTGAAACGATCACTCCACTGGAAGAAAAGACTGAACACTGCACAAAAGCCTATTCAGAACATGCTGAAGTTTTCAGACACATGTGCCAATACCATGATAAAGGATTTGTTCACCACGCTGGAGAATGCACCGGCCTTATTCCGGGAATGTGTTTGTTCCAATTTGAAGTGGCAACCTTCTAAATTTGACTCATATCGTCTTGCGCCTATAGCTAAGGATTATGATACATATACTGTTTTTAACAAAAAACGAATTAGCATAATCATTCCAATCTATGAATCCCTTGTTATGTGTCAGATACATGATAGAGCGTTCAAATGGGATAAACACAATCTGACTCAGTAACGCTTCCCGGCAGGTATTACAATCAGATCTATGTTATGAAAGAATACTGATGCGAATGTTCGTGAATAATCCATAGCTGAAATAAACATAGGGTTTTATCTTGAAGGGAACACCGGTAATGGATTCTTCCTCCACCGGCCTTTATTACCAACCCAAAAAATAACTATATCCATATGAGAAATTTACCTGAATGGCACGAGAAGCCATTGGAATTGACAGTTGAAGAGATGTCTGACCCGATGTCGGTTGTTTCAGATTTCCTTCATTCCTATCCGTTACCGGAATTTAGGGAGTATCTGAGATCACTTCTATTAATGGCATGTAGCGATCAAGATTGTAACGCGTCATTTAATATTATTCTGTGTGAAGACGTTATTCGATTAGTAGAGGCATGTAGTATAATATTAAAGCGGCGTTATGGGGAGCCCACAGTGTAGAGATAGCCTATTAGTGGGGCTAGGGTTTCACCGCTTTCCGACTCTTTTTAACTTGTTCCGATCTTGTTCAACTAAAAGTCAAATGGATTTCAACTTGCGGTCAAATGGGAGTCAACTATTAGTCGACAAAGTGTATCTCGTCTTGAAACAGATTTGCACCAGTTTGAGTGACCCTGAATTTGGTTTACGATTGAATGACGGAAAATAATCTGAGCAAATTCGAGCAAGTTTTTTACCATACATGACATTTCGAAGAAAAGCGCGAAAGTAGATTTTTGGGCGGCTGTATATTGGTCTTTTATTGAATCATATGAAACATGAAGTCCAACGTCAGTTACCCGCAAAGCCCTCAATTGAGGAAGCAAGAAGAATCCTCCAGGCAGATCAATACGCTTATACAGACGAGGAAGTTACAATAATAATAGACTTTATACATTGTCTGGCTGCTATTGATCTGAATATCTATGAACAATCGAATCCACAAATCCATCACCTTAAAGACTACAATAATGATCACTCAAAGAAAAGCATTTCTATATCCAAGGGTAAGTACAGACGAACAGGTTGACGGCTATAGTTTAGCCCATCAGGAAGACGTATTAATACGTTACTGTGAGAAGGAGAACATACAGGTAGTTGGCATTTATAGAGAAGATCATTCCGCAAAGACATTTGACCGACCAGAGTTCCAAAAGATGCTACATGTCATCAGTAAGAACAAGGGTATTGTTGATCTAATACTATTCTCTAAATGGGATCGTTTCTCCCGAAATGTTGCTGCTGCCTATGAAATGATTGGCAAGCTGAAAAGGCTTTCCGTAGAACCTCAGTCCATCGAACAGCCTTTGGACATGGATATACCAGAGAGCAAGATCATGCTGGCAATCTATCTTACTACACCAGAGGTGGAAAATGACCGGCGGGCGTTAAACACGCTTCATGGTATGCGGAGAGCTAAGAAAGAGGGGAGATACCTAGGTATTGCCCCTATAGGTTACAAGAACGGGCGTGATGCTCAGAATAAGCCATTTCTAATCCCCAATGAAAAAGCTGAGATAGTCCGTTGGGCATTCGAAGAGCTATCCAGAAGCATCTGGGATATTGATACACTCAGACGTATGGCAAACAGAAAGGGACTAAAAATAGGCCGTAGCCAGTTTTGGAGCCTTGTCCGTAACCCGGTCTATTGCGGGAAGGTTTTCATAGCTGCTTATAAGAACGAATCAGCCCATTGCGTAAAAGGTATCCATGAGCCTATCATCTCCGAAAGTCTGTTCGACGATGTTCAGGATGTCTTAAAAGGGAAGAAGCGGAATGTCAGGGTCAACACTTTCACAGAAATTGACCAGCAACTTCCTCTAAGAGGTTTCCTGATCTGCCCTCGCTGTGGAAGATTATTAAGTGGGAGCGGATCAAAAGGCAATGGCGGTGTCTATTACTACTATCATTGCCAATCCGTAAAGCTTTGTAAAGAGCGTTTCCGGGCAGATACAGCGAATGAGGCCTTTGTATGGCAATTAGGTCAGATAGCAGTCAATGCACCTATCATAGACTATTACTGCCAGATCATTAGTCAGTCATTAAAGAAGGATAACCAAGGCAAGGAGCAGGAGCTAAAAGAAACACAGGCCGAAATAGACAAGCTATATATAAGAATACAAAACGCCCGTTCTTTACGCCTGGACGATGAATTTACCGCAGAAGAGTTTAAAGAGATTAAGTCAGACCTGACCAGGAAGATAGAAGAACTGGAAAAGAAGAAAACGAAGCTATTATCCACCAACGACAACTACCAGGAATACCTTTCCCAAGGTGGCGAAATCATGAAAAACATTGCTACTCGCTATATTTCCGCTTCCCCAATAGTCAAAAAACAAATCATTGGTTCGATCTTCGCAGAAAAGCTGATTTTTTCAGAAAACAAATTTCGAACCACAGAACCAAACGTCATCCTCGAGCTGATAAGCAGGCCCAGAGCGGGCTCAGACGACTATAAAAAGCAAAAGGTCGGAGAATACTCCGACCTTTCCGCTTTAGTGCCCAGAACTGGATTCGAACCAGCACACCCTTGCGAGCGCTGCGACCTGAACACAGTGCGTCTACCAATTTCGCCATCTGGGCATCTTTGATTCCGTGTCAGGGAGTGCAAATGTAGTAACTTTTTTAAAACCAACAAATCTTTTTTAAAAATCTGCCTTCAACAACCCCAGCCTAAACTTCTCAAACACCTCCGCAACCCTTATCTGTCCGCCACCATTCACCATTTCCCCCGTAAAAATATTTTCCCATTTCCCCGGTGCGCCTGCCGGCAATAATACCGCTGCATCCACACCAATCTCGCCAAACAGCGGCACAATGACAATTACCCAATCCTGTCTGTATACCCGGGCATATGCCACAATCTGCTCGCTATTCGTCTGTAAAGGCAGATAATCACCATCCAGGAAAAGCTCAGCATACTTCCGCCGGAAATTTAAAGTCTTCCAGGTGACAAACAATTTTTCCAGCCCCATCCGCCTATTCTGAGAAAGATATTGAAAGAAGTCAGGCTGTTGTTCCCGGGAAATAATATTTTCCAGGTACTGCCGCCGCATATTATAATTCACAGGACGACGGTTATCCGGATCCACATAACTATAATCCCACAGCTCACAGCCCTGGTAAATATCCGGAATACCCGGGGCAGTGATTTTAATCAACACCTGCGCAAGCGTTGCTGCAAATGCCTGTTCATCGATGATGTCAATAAAACGGCGCACACTGCTTAGAAAACCTTCATCTGTCAGCAGGCGTTGTACGAAGGTAGTAGCATGTTTTTCGTATGCTTCTTTTGGAGCTGACCACGCCGTATTTACTTTCGCCTCCCGCAGGGCTTTAATCAGATACTGTTGCAAACGTTCAATATATTCGGCATTGACAACCCCATCGACAGGAAAACCTGAAATGACCGACTGGTAAATAAAATATTCATCATTCAGTGTCAGATCACCAGGCTGAAATTGCTCCCGCCATTGCGTTATCTGTTCTTTCCATAGAGAAGGGTGCAGTGATAACATATTCAGTCGCATACGACCATCTTCTCCGCGTTTAGTATCATGGGTGGAAGTGGTATTCAGAGAGGCAGGGGTATGTTGCTGACGGGCGGCTAAACGCTGGTGGAAGGTATTGATGGAAAAGTCAGCTATCGCCGGACTATCGCCCACCTCATTATGTGAAAGCAATGCATTGTATATATAGAAAGTAGTGTCTTCAACTCCTTTAGCCGTCACCGGACCGGTAAACTGCATCAGCCGCTGGAGGAACAACAACCGGTTACGGGCTCTCTCCGCATCAGGAATTTCTTCCCATAAAGCTTCCAGCAAGCCAATCTCAGTTTCTGCACGGCGATTCATCGCCCGTATGCGGACAAACGTGCTTTGAATAATTTCCCGGGAGTAATCATCGATGGGAAACTGTCCGGGATAGAGCCGGTATACCGGCAAACAAATAATAAATAACGCAATGGCTTCCTTCAGCTGTTCGCGGTTAGTACGCGCATCGGCCAGTTTAAGCGCATAACAGTAGCGAATGAGATTCTCCCATTCTCCGCCCATGTATCGCTCTAAAATCAGCCTTTTCTTCTCATACACGATGTCCTGGTAAGCTGACTGCTCAGGTAGTAACTCCTGATACCAGGTGGTCAGTTGTTTTTCTCCATCCTTACTCGTCAGCAGATGATTAGTAAAAGCAAGAAACTCATAACCACTCGTACCCTGCAATGCCCAGTCCGGAGGCAGGACTTCTTCGTGCTCCAGGATCTTCTCTGCAATAATGTAACAACTACTTCCAAACAACATCCGCAGGCGTTGTATATAAGTCGCGGGGTCGCGCAAACCATCGATATGATCGATACGTAATCCCTGTATCAGTTCCTCCCGGTACAGACTATGCAGAAAGGTATGGTACTCATCAAACACAGTCTGTGATTCCATACTTAGCGTAATCAGCTCATTCACCGTAAAGAAACGTCGGTAGTTGATCTGGCGATCTGCCTCCTGCCAGCCGGAAAG contains the following coding sequences:
- a CDS encoding ATP-binding protein, with amino-acid sequence MDNIEQKVLSYEIRPNEQLTLPLNRDYNSAYSIEGVLPGKLEWGDLENIILTPDKNYTGSINIGIQYRYEDRDRLVNLYINVANIFKPRARIIKIIGQELISNDVIALVELIKNSYDADAEHIDIHLNEIFSDQGEIIIKDDGTGMTYEKIVNVWLEPATPDKKAKTTQTFSACFKRRFLGEKGIGRFAVHRLGENIELITRAKINCSQLLDYETKIIIDWSDFSEDKYLSEIPVTVTRINNPVTFTNTSGTIIRITKIQPWKNIKSVKDAATKIKGLESPIKPRSIQLHELNDNTDPGLTVEIKSANTEIEKALWEIKSLNDLLDTAFYKFNGIIDEKGNLIYDYIFNRPDYQDIKRSPTLLEEFLPANNPEWFDERPLNEMNNPGQFEISFYAWDLETATLRIAGLADYYRNVIKPNAGIRIYRDNFRVWPYGEPGDDWLGLDLKRLNTPKERSVSRNQVFGVVHISSIINPQLKDQSNREGLINNEQYENFYQLVNSALTVFAKERKSDKVKMDKVSRTKSMTDLVTESIDKLRINLEKRQDLAYYENDINQIENAYKERINDVLERYMMAAAIGISYSVPIHEMKLRLTSIKNVIDDLNENPNLQDKFLKQLSSYVQETEDIIMAVTSMMSRQKRQKVNLYKVARNVHVLKESDLKKYNVSFEIKGDKEIQVEAVPGLLNTAVLNLVDNAIYWLRSAKLRSRNELREFNPTVTITILKGEDGRGVMQIKDNGYGFEDPFELLIEPYYSRKTDGLGLGLFLVNEIMTRLGGRLNGYNKNGAVFELTFQTTNSM
- a CDS encoding HAMP domain-containing histidine kinase, whose protein sequence is MKKQITYSEKSGTSQSLLTKSETEYPLQVFSKVFTKYSLESILHSIKGIFTASFNVDLQRIIEAGHILASSSQESRTVKECTECTYARLLLVMIDVIDSQLAIAEASMNRLMEENEFHLFAIRPEVACHISTFRLIVTRSRHLLQDINHKVKFDGGDFTLNLNMAKFNLAIFVDEITAPFKLYEDATGRVIEIRNTVESSQNLLTDKVMLDIIMSSLIHVAYAHSRKSTRVFILVEAANERLSFSVKSEGKQMSNAEVENLFKPLNGSITLANNWGANLYMAKKCTDVLGGVIRVLSEKYETVIQAGLPCLLR
- the treY gene encoding malto-oligosyltrehalose synthase, with the protein product MKSYNPPSSTYRLQLHGGFTFADLKDILDYLDKLGISTAYASPIFTASPGSMHGYDVTEPHAINPAIGNIEQLREIKKILQEKGMNWLQDIVPNHMAFHMSNHRLYDVMERGPLSPYYEYFDIDWQHPSPELAGKLMTPFLGKSMEDCVEEGEIKLAYTDKGLEINYFEQTFPLSISAYEVLQSVLKDSDALPVLGLFDDLYQQATKGIALKDWVQVKRELYNTANRSVLEGIATRISNDKSVLLQLMRQQYYHLSGWQEADRQINYRRFFTVNELITLSMESQTVFDEYHTFLHSLYREELIQGLRIDHIDGLRDPATYIQRLRMLFGSSCYIIAEKILEHEEVLPPDWALQGTSGYEFLAFTNHLLTSKDGEKQLTTWYQELLPEQSAYQDIVYEKKRLILERYMGGEWENLIRYCYALKLADARTNREQLKEAIALFIICLPVYRLYPGQFPIDDYSREIIQSTFVRIRAMNRRAETEIGLLEALWEEIPDAERARNRLLFLQRLMQFTGPVTAKGVEDTTFYIYNALLSHNEVGDSPAIADFSINTFHQRLAARQQHTPASLNTTSTHDTKRGEDGRMRLNMLSLHPSLWKEQITQWREQFQPGDLTLNDEYFIYQSVISGFPVDGVVNAEYIERLQQYLIKALREAKVNTAWSAPKEAYEKHATTFVQRLLTDEGFLSSVRRFIDIIDEQAFAATLAQVLIKITAPGIPDIYQGCELWDYSYVDPDNRRPVNYNMRRQYLENIISREQQPDFFQYLSQNRRMGLEKLFVTWKTLNFRRKYAELFLDGDYLPLQTNSEQIVAYARVYRQDWVIVIVPLFGEIGVDAAVLLPAGAPGKWENIFTGEMVNGGGQIRVAEVFEKFRLGLLKADF